Below is a window of Rhodothermales bacterium DNA.
GCGGTCATTTGCTGCGCGGTCATTTGCTGCGCGGTCATTTGCTGCGCGGTCATTTGCTGCGCGGTCAGGAGCTACCAAATCATGACCTTACTTTCATGACCTCACTGTCATGACCTTATTTTCATGACCTCACTGTCATGACCCTCCTTCATGACCTCACTGTCATGACCTTACTTTCATGACCCTCCTTCATGACCTCACTGTCATGACCTTACTTTCATGACCTTCTTCCACGCCCATGTTTTTCCTGCTCGTTGAGAAAGAACTCAAGAACCTGCTGCTGAGCCCCAAGTTCGTTGCGACGTTCGGGGCCTGCACGGTGCTGATCCTGACCAGCATCTTCGCCGGCATCGTCGAATACCGCAACAGCAGCGCGCAGTATTCCGCCGCGACGGCGCTGGTCGGCCAGGAGCTGTCGGAAGCGACCTCATGGGGGCAGCTCGGCAACCGGCAGCGCGTATACCGCAAGCCGGAGGCGATGCAGATCTTCGCATCGGGGATTCACTTCGACATCGGGCGGTTTTCGGTGATCAGCTCGTGGCAGGACGTCCGTCTGCAGCAGAGCGCCTACAGCATCGAACCGATCTTCGCGGTGTTCCGGGCCATCGACTTCGTCTTCATCGTGCAGGTGGTGCTTTCGCTCCTCACTATCGTGTTCGCCTACGACCTGATCAGCGGCGAAAAGGAGTCGGGCACGCTCCGCCTGATGCTCGCGAACGCCGTGCCTCGAACCCAGTACATCGCCGCCAAGATCGCCGGGGCCTGGCTGGGGCTTATGATCCCGCTGATCATCCCCATGCTCATCGGGGTGCTCCTCCTGATGGTCTTCAACATCCCGTTCGCCGGCGACGACTGGCTCCGGCTCGGCAAGCTCACCGGCTACTCGATGCTGTATCTCACGGCCTTTCTGTGCCTGGGCGTCCTGTTTTCGACCCTCACCCACCGATCCGCCATGTCGTTTCTGACGCTCCTGGTGTTCTGGATCGCCATGGTGCTCGTCGTGCCGCGCGGCGGCATGATGATCGCATCACAGCTCGTGCAGGTACCCTCCGCCAGCGAGATCGAGAGCCGGAAGGACGGCTTTGCGCGCGAACGCCGGAGCGCGTTTTTCGAGGAGCTGTCGGAATCGTTCCAGAGCCGGGCGCGCGCCAAGGAAGGGATGAGCGAGGCGGAGCGCAAGCAATACGACGCCGATCACGAATGGGACTGGATGGTCGAGGACGACGACCGTCAGAGCCGGATGGACAACGACATCGCGGAGTACAACCGGAAGGTGGACGAGGACTTGAACAACGTGCGCGCCGTCCAGCAATCGCTCGGCTTCTCGCTGTCACGCTTCTCGCCGGCGTCGGCCTACCAGCTCGCCGCCATGCGGCTCGGACGGACGGATC
It encodes the following:
- a CDS encoding ABC transporter permease subunit — translated: MFFLLVEKELKNLLLSPKFVATFGACTVLILTSIFAGIVEYRNSSAQYSAATALVGQELSEATSWGQLGNRQRVYRKPEAMQIFASGIHFDIGRFSVISSWQDVRLQQSAYSIEPIFAVFRAIDFVFIVQVVLSLLTIVFAYDLISGEKESGTLRLMLANAVPRTQYIAAKIAGAWLGLMIPLIIPMLIGVLLLMVFNIPFAGDDWLRLGKLTGYSMLYLTAFLCLGVLFSTLTHRSAMSFLTLLVFWIAMVLVVPRGGMMIASQLVQVPSASEIESRKDGFARERRSAFFEELSESFQSRARAKEGMSEAERKQYDADHEWDWMVEDDDRQSRMDNDIAEYNRKVDEDLNNVRAVQQSLGFSLSRFSPASAYQLAAMRLGRTDLGLKRRFTESLYAYRTAFTAYIGQKNPGGMTMRIGGNEKAEPLDLSDLPQYSPDATIQSEQSPADLIILTLYAFGAVALALVAFNRYDVR